In the genome of Triticum urartu cultivar G1812 chromosome 5, Tu2.1, whole genome shotgun sequence, one region contains:
- the LOC125555935 gene encoding basic leucine zipper 19-like — protein MAQLPPRAPSAGEQDWPVAGEFLGFAAARRGVHRRSASDPAAFLEAVPMDHILSGGGGDDEFDRLDDEQLMSMFSNVDGGCDRSGFMDTGEAEEGAASAGAMAAADGFGDPKRVKRILANRQSAQRSRVRKLQYISELERSVTGLQMEVSALSPRVAFLDHQRSLLTVGNSHLRQRIAALAQDKIFKDAHQEALKEEIERLRQLFHHQKIKATGGTDMATAASMQAKQELLMCEGAAMR, from the exons ATGGCGCAGCTGCCGCCGAGAGCGCCGAGCGCCGGGGAGCAGGACTGGCCGGTGGCAGGCGAGTTCCTCGGGTTCGCTGCGGCCCGGCGGGGCGTGCACCGGCGCTCGGCCAGCGATCCGGCGGCTTTCCTGGAGGCCGTGCCAATGGACCACATCctcagtggcggcggcggcgacgacgagtTCGACAGGCTCGACGACGAGCAGCTCATGTCCATGTTCTCCAATGTCGACGGCGGGTGCGACAGGTCGGGCTTCATGGACACGGGAGAGGcggaggagggggcggccagcGCGGGCGCAATGGCCGCCGCGGACGGCTTCGGTGACCCCAAGCGGGTTAAAAG GATATTGGCCAACAGGCAGTCAGCGCAGAGGTCAAGAGTTCGGAAGTTGCAGTACATCTCAGAGCTTGAACGCAGCGTCACCGGTCTCCAG ATGGAGGTGTCAGCACTCTCTCCCCGCGTGGCCTTTCTAGATCATCAGCGGTCATTATTGACCGTCGGCAACAGCCATCTCAGGCAAAGAATTGCCGCCCTTGCACAAGACAAGATCTTCAAAGATG CTCATCAAGAGGCACTCAAAGAGGAGATTGAGCGACTACGGCAGCTGttccaccaccagaagatcaaggcCACAGGCGGCACAGACATGGCCACAGCCGCCTCAATGCAAGCCAAGCAAGAGCTCCTTATGTGTGAGGGAGCCGCGATGCGATAA